A window of the Bacillus sp. (in: firmicutes) genome harbors these coding sequences:
- the tuf gene encoding elongation factor Tu, protein MAKEKFDRSKPHCNIGTIGHVDHGKTTLTAAITTVLAKRSGKGTAMAYDQIDAAPEERERGITISTAHVEYETDNRHYAHVDCPGHADYVKNMITGAAQMDGAILVVSAADGPMPQTREHILLSRQVGVPYIVVFLNKCDMVDDEELLELVEMEVRDLLSEYDFPGDEVPVIKGSALKALEGDAEWEEKIIELMNAVDEYIPTPERDTDKPFMMPVEDVFSITGRGTVATGRVERGILKVGDEVEIIGLQEEPTKTTVTGVEMFRKLLDQAEAGDNIGALLRGVARDEVQRGQVLAKPGSITPHTKFKAEVYVLSKEEGGRHTPFFSNYRPQFYFRTTDVTGIITLPEGVEMVMPGDNVEMTVELIAPIAIEEGTKFSIREGGRTVGAGVVSSIIE, encoded by the coding sequence ATGGCTAAAGAAAAATTTGACCGTTCAAAACCACACTGTAATATTGGTACAATCGGTCACGTTGACCATGGTAAAACTACTTTAACAGCTGCGATTACTACAGTTCTTGCTAAGCGTTCTGGTAAAGGTACAGCTATGGCTTACGACCAAATCGACGCTGCTCCAGAAGAGCGTGAACGCGGTATCACAATCTCAACTGCACACGTTGAGTACGAAACTGACAACCGTCACTATGCACACGTTGACTGCCCAGGACACGCTGACTATGTTAAAAACATGATCACTGGTGCAGCTCAAATGGACGGTGCAATCCTTGTAGTATCTGCTGCTGACGGTCCAATGCCACAAACTCGTGAGCATATCCTTCTTTCTCGCCAAGTAGGTGTACCATACATCGTAGTATTCTTAAACAAATGCGATATGGTAGACGACGAAGAGCTTCTTGAACTTGTAGAAATGGAAGTTCGTGACCTTCTTTCTGAATACGACTTCCCAGGTGATGAAGTACCAGTAATTAAAGGTTCTGCTCTTAAAGCGCTTGAAGGCGACGCTGAGTGGGAAGAAAAAATCATCGAGCTTATGAACGCTGTTGACGAGTACATCCCAACTCCAGAACGCGACACTGACAAACCATTCATGATGCCAGTTGAGGACGTATTCTCTATCACTGGTCGTGGTACAGTTGCAACAGGTCGTGTTGAGCGCGGTATCTTAAAAGTTGGTGACGAAGTAGAAATCATCGGTCTTCAAGAGGAACCAACTAAAACAACTGTTACTGGTGTAGAAATGTTCCGTAAGCTTCTTGACCAAGCTGAAGCTGGTGACAACATCGGTGCTCTTCTTCGTGGTGTAGCTCGCGACGAAGTACAACGTGGTCAAGTATTAGCTAAACCAGGTTCTATCACTCCACACACTAAATTCAAAGCTGAGGTTTACGTTCTTTCTAAAGAAGAAGGTGGACGTCATACTCCATTCTTCTCTAACTATCGTCCTCAGTTCTACTTCCGTACAACTGACGTAACTGGTATCATTACTCTTCCAGAAGGCGTAGAAATGGTTATGCCTGGAGATAACGTTGAAATGACTGTAGAACTTATCGCTCCTATCGCGATCGAAGAAGGTACTAAATTCTCTATCCGTGAGGGTGGACGTACAGTAGGAGCAGGCGTTGTTTCTTCTATTATCGAGTAA
- the rpsJ gene encoding 30S ribosomal protein S10 — MAKQKIRIRLKAYDHRILDQSAEKIVETAKRSGASVSGPIPLPTEKSVYTILRAVHKYKDSREQFEMRTHKRLIDIINPTPQTVDSLMRLDLPSGVDIEIKL, encoded by the coding sequence ATGGCAAAACAAAAAATTCGCATTCGTTTAAAAGCGTATGATCACAGAATCCTTGATCAATCTGCAGAAAAAATTGTGGAAACAGCAAAACGTTCTGGTGCAAGCGTGTCTGGTCCGATTCCGCTTCCAACAGAAAAATCTGTTTACACAATTCTTCGTGCGGTTCACAAATATAAAGATTCTCGTGAACAATTCGAAATGCGCACACACAAACGCTTAATCGATATCATCAACCCAACTCCACAAACGGTTGATTCTCTAATGCGATTAGACTTACCGTCTGGTGTTGACATTGAAATCAAACTTTAA
- the rpsG gene encoding 30S ribosomal protein S7: MPRKGPVAKRDVLPDPIYNSKLVTRLINKIMVDGKKGKAQKILYSAFDIIRERTGKDPMEVFDQALKNVMPVLEVRARRVGGANYQVPVEVRPDRRTTLGLRWLVNYARLRGEKTMEERLANEILDAANNTGAAVKKREDTHKMAEANKAFAHYRW; this comes from the coding sequence ATGCCACGTAAAGGACCTGTAGCAAAAAGAGATGTATTACCAGATCCAATTTACAACTCTAAATTAGTTACTCGTCTAATCAACAAAATTATGGTTGACGGTAAAAAAGGAAAAGCACAAAAAATTCTTTATTCTGCATTTGATATCATTCGTGAGCGTACAGGTAAAGATCCAATGGAAGTATTTGATCAAGCGCTTAAAAACGTTATGCCTGTACTAGAAGTACGCGCTCGCCGTGTTGGTGGTGCGAACTACCAAGTACCAGTTGAGGTACGTCCAGATCGTCGTACTACATTAGGTCTTCGTTGGTTAGTAAACTACGCTCGTCTTCGTGGAGAGAAGACAATGGAAGAGCGTCTAGCAAACGAAATCCTAGATGCGGCAAACAATACTGGTGCAGCTGTTAAGAAACGTGAGGACACTCACAAAATGGCGGAAGCAAACAAAGCGTTTGCTCATTATCGTTGGTAA
- the fusA gene encoding elongation factor G, with product MSREFSLEKTRNIGIMAHIDAGKTTTTERILFYTGRIHKIGETHEGASQMDWMEQEQERGITITSAATTAQWKGHRINIIDTPGHVDFTVEVERSLRVLDGAVAVLDAQSGVEPQTETVWRQATTYGVPRIVFVNKMDKIGADFLYSVKTLHDRLQANAHPIQLPIGAEDQFEGIIDLIEMKAYFYLDDLGTRTEARDIPDEYKDQAEEYRAKLIEAVAELDEELMMKYLEGEEITNEELKAAIRKGTVNVEFFPVLCGSAFKNKGVQLMLDAVLDYLPSPVDVPAIKGVNPDTEEEDIRPSSDDEPFAALAFKVMTDPYVGKLTFFRVYSGTLDSGSYVLNSTKGKRERIGRILQMHANHREEISRVYSGDIAAAVGLKDTTTGDTLCDEKNPIILESMEFPEPVISVAIEPKSKADQDKMSTALQKLQEEDPTFKAHTDPETGQTIIAGMGELHLDIIVDRMKREFKVEANVGAPQVSYRETFRKSAQVEGKFVRQSGGRGQYGHVWIEFSPNEEGKGFEFENAIVGGVVPREYIPAVQAGLEDAMQNGVLAGYPLIDIKAKLFDGSYHDVDSSEMAFKIAASMALKNAAAKCDPVLLEPIMKVEVVIPEEYLGDIMGDITSRRGRVEGMEARGNAQVVKAFVPLAEMFGYATSLRSNTQGRGTYTMHFDHYEEVPKNIADEIIKKNKGE from the coding sequence ATGTCAAGAGAGTTCTCCTTAGAAAAGACTCGTAATATCGGTATCATGGCTCATATCGATGCCGGTAAAACAACAACTACAGAGCGTATCCTTTTCTACACAGGACGCATCCACAAAATCGGTGAAACTCACGAAGGTGCGTCCCAAATGGACTGGATGGAACAGGAGCAAGAACGCGGTATTACGATTACTTCCGCTGCAACAACTGCACAGTGGAAAGGTCATCGTATTAACATCATCGATACTCCGGGACACGTAGACTTCACAGTTGAGGTTGAACGTTCCCTTCGTGTACTTGATGGTGCTGTAGCCGTTCTTGACGCTCAATCTGGTGTTGAGCCACAAACTGAAACAGTTTGGCGCCAAGCAACAACTTACGGAGTACCACGTATCGTTTTTGTTAACAAAATGGACAAAATCGGTGCGGACTTCCTTTACTCTGTAAAAACGTTGCACGATCGTTTGCAAGCAAATGCTCATCCAATCCAATTACCAATTGGTGCGGAAGATCAATTCGAAGGTATCATTGACCTAATCGAAATGAAAGCTTACTTCTATTTAGATGATCTAGGTACTCGTACTGAAGCTCGTGACATTCCAGACGAGTATAAAGATCAAGCAGAGGAATACCGTGCAAAATTAATCGAAGCGGTAGCTGAGCTTGATGAAGAATTAATGATGAAGTACCTAGAAGGTGAAGAAATCACTAACGAAGAACTTAAAGCAGCGATCCGTAAAGGTACTGTAAACGTTGAATTCTTCCCTGTACTTTGTGGTTCTGCTTTCAAAAACAAAGGTGTTCAGTTAATGCTAGATGCAGTATTAGATTATCTTCCATCTCCAGTGGATGTACCTGCTATTAAAGGTGTAAATCCTGACACTGAAGAAGAAGATATTCGCCCATCTAGCGACGATGAGCCATTCGCAGCACTTGCGTTCAAAGTTATGACTGACCCTTATGTTGGTAAATTAACGTTCTTCCGTGTGTACTCTGGTACGTTAGATTCTGGTTCTTACGTACTTAACTCTACAAAAGGAAAACGTGAACGTATCGGTCGTATCCTACAAATGCATGCGAACCACCGTGAAGAAATTTCTCGCGTATACTCCGGTGACATCGCAGCTGCTGTAGGTCTAAAAGATACAACAACTGGTGACACTCTATGTGACGAAAAGAACCCTATTATTCTTGAGTCTATGGAGTTCCCTGAACCAGTTATCTCTGTAGCTATTGAGCCGAAGTCAAAGGCTGACCAAGATAAAATGTCTACTGCTCTACAAAAATTACAAGAAGAGGACCCAACGTTTAAAGCTCATACAGATCCAGAAACTGGTCAAACAATTATCGCAGGTATGGGTGAGCTTCACTTAGATATCATCGTTGACCGTATGAAACGTGAGTTTAAAGTTGAAGCGAACGTTGGTGCTCCACAAGTATCTTACCGTGAAACATTCCGTAAGTCCGCTCAGGTTGAAGGTAAATTCGTACGTCAATCTGGTGGTCGCGGTCAATACGGTCACGTTTGGATCGAATTCTCTCCTAACGAAGAGGGTAAAGGATTCGAATTCGAAAACGCGATTGTTGGTGGTGTAGTACCACGCGAATATATCCCTGCGGTTCAAGCTGGTCTTGAAGACGCAATGCAAAACGGTGTACTTGCTGGTTACCCACTTATCGATATTAAAGCAAAACTATTTGACGGATCATACCACGATGTTGACTCAAGTGAAATGGCATTCAAGATTGCAGCTTCTATGGCATTAAAGAATGCAGCAGCCAAATGTGACCCTGTACTTCTTGAGCCAATTATGAAAGTAGAAGTTGTAATCCCTGAAGAATACCTTGGTGACATCATGGGTGACATCACTTCTCGTCGTGGTCGTGTAGAAGGTATGGAAGCTCGCGGTAACGCACAAGTAGTAAAAGCTTTTGTTCCGCTTGCTGAGATGTTTGGTTATGCAACATCTCTACGTTCTAATACTCAAGGACGTGGAACATACACTATGCACTTCGATCACTACGAAGAAGTTCCTAAAAATATCGCCGATGAAATTATTAAGAAAAATAAAGGCGAATAA
- a CDS encoding 50S ribosomal protein L7ae-like protein gives MSYEKVAQADNLIVGTKQTVKALKAGNVLEVIIAEDADPKVVNKVIEIAKDMNVPLTKVDSMKKLGKACGIDVGAATVAITR, from the coding sequence ATGTCTTATGAAAAAGTAGCACAGGCTGACAATTTAATTGTTGGTACAAAACAAACCGTTAAAGCTTTAAAAGCTGGAAATGTCCTAGAAGTGATTATTGCTGAAGACGCTGATCCAAAAGTAGTTAACAAAGTAATTGAGATCGCGAAGGACATGAATGTACCACTTACCAAAGTGGACTCGATGAAAAAGCTTGGAAAAGCTTGTGGAATAGATGTTGGGGCAGCAACTGTAGCTATAACACGTTAA
- the rpsL gene encoding 30S ribosomal protein S12, with the protein MPTINQLVRKPRKSKVTKSKSPALNKGYNSFKKVHTNVSSPQKRGVCTRVGTMTPKKPNSALRKYARVRLTNGIEVTAYIPGIGHNLQEHSVVLIRGGRVKDLPGVRYHIVRGALDTAGVENRKQGRSKYGTKKPKEKK; encoded by the coding sequence ATGCCTACAATTAACCAATTAGTGCGCAAACCACGTAAATCTAAAGTTACTAAATCAAAATCTCCTGCGCTTAATAAAGGCTACAACAGCTTCAAGAAGGTACACACAAACGTATCTTCACCACAAAAGCGCGGTGTATGTACTCGTGTTGGTACAATGACACCGAAAAAACCAAACTCAGCGTTACGTAAATATGCTCGTGTACGCTTAACAAACGGTATCGAGGTAACAGCATACATCCCTGGTATCGGTCACAACTTACAAGAACACAGCGTAGTATTAATCCGCGGTGGACGTGTAAAAGACTTACCGGGTGTACGTTACCATATCGTTCGTGGTGCTTTAGATACAGCTGGTGTTGAAAACCGTAAACAAGGCCGTTCTAAGTACGGTACTAAAAAACCTAAAGAGAAAAAATAA